A section of the Triticum dicoccoides isolate Atlit2015 ecotype Zavitan chromosome 7A, WEW_v2.0, whole genome shotgun sequence genome encodes:
- the LOC119330796 gene encoding peroxidase 2-like gives MAAAGDEKLYLLVACALLLLAVGCQASPLQIGFYHDRCPQAEAVVKGVMMEAISQNPGNGAAMIRMLFHDCFVEGCDASVLLDPTPFSPTPEKLSAPNNPSLRGFELIDAIKDALEAACPGVVSCADIIAFSARDASCILSGGKVDFELPSGRRDGTFSNASESVKFLVPPTSNLSDLVDSFVVKGLDAEDLVILSGAHTIGRSHCSAFVPDRLNVSSDIDGGLAAFLRGQCPADAAPGGNDPTVMQDVVTPNDLDKQYYNNVLSHTVLFTSDAALLTSEETARMVLDNANIPGWWEDRFEKAMVKMAGIEVKTGDQGQIRKNCRAIN, from the exons ATGGCGGCTGCTGGTGATGAGAAGCTGTACCTTCTGGTGGCGTGTGCTTTGCTGCTGCTCGCCGTGGGGTGCCAGGCCAGCCCTCTGCAGATTGGGTTCTACCACGACAGGTGCCCCCAGGCGGAGGCCGTCGTCAAGGGCGTCATGATGGAGGCCATCTCCCAGAACCCCGGCAATGGCGCGGCCATGATCCGTATGCtcttccacgactgcttcgtcGAG GGTTGTGACGCTTCGGTCCTCCTGGACCCGACCCCGTTCAGCCCGACGCCGGAGAAGCTCAGCGCGCCCAACAATCCCTCCCTGCGTGGCTTCGAGCTGATCGACGCCATCAAGGACGCCCTCGAGGCGGCCTGCCCAGGCGTCGTCTCCTGCGCTGACATCATCGCTTTCTCGGCCCGCGACGCGTCCTGCATCCTCAGCGGGGGCAAGGTGGACTTTGAGCTGCCGTCCGGCCGCCGCGACGGCACCTTCTCCAACGCCTCTGAGTCGGTTAAGTTCCTCGTCCCACCCACGTCCAACCTCAGCGACCTCGTGGACAGCTTCGTCGTCAAGGGCCTCGACGCGGAAGACCTGGTCATCCTCTCCGGCGCGCACACCATCGGGCGCTCCCACTGCTCCGCCTTCGTCCCCGACCGCCTCAACGTCTCCTCCGACATCGACGGTGGCCTCGCCGCGTTCCTGCGTGGCCAGTGCCCAGCCGACGCTGCCCCGGGCGGCAACGACCCCACGGTGATGCAGGACGTGGTGACCCCGAACGATCTGGACAAGCAGTACTACAACAACGTGCTGTCGCACACTGTGCTCTTCACCTCCGACGCGGCGCTCCTGACGTCGGAGGAGACGGCGAGGATGGTGCTGGACAATGCCAACATCCCTGGCTGGTGGGAGGACAGGTTCGAGAAGGCCATGGTGAAGATGGCCGGCATCGAGGTCAAGACCGGCGATCAGGGACAGATCAGGAAGAACTGCCGCGCAATCAACTAG
- the LOC119331698 gene encoding uncharacterized protein LOC119331698, with amino-acid sequence MRGLHRRQAPGAGGRELQGRPHPLSLPDPPRSSLARRDTDAMEDAAPPLLRSVPPVLWRTPLHPCSSLKGTPGSIRGVILRCPIPFPSQPYRPHQEVTQTFACTSDGGLPMRVPKRLRGSVFCLLCSVGLCSSA; translated from the exons ATGCGAGGCCTTCACCGCCGCCAAGCTCCTGGCGCCGGTGGCCGTGAGCTTCAAGGGAGACCCCATCCTCTCTCCCTCCCAGATCCACCACGCAGCTCGCTCGCGCGCCGGGATACCGACGCCATGGAGGACGCTGCTCCACCCCTGCTTCGCTCCGTGCCCCCGGTGCTATGGAGGACGCCGCTCCACCCCTGCTCCAGCCTCAAG GGTACCCCAGGTTCAATTCGTGGTGTGATCTTGAGATGCCCAATTCCTTTTCCCAGCCAGCCCTATAGACCTCATCAGGAAGTTACCCAAACCTTTGCTTGCACATCGGACGGCGGGCTTCCTATGCGCGTGCCGAAGCGTCTCCGGGGTTCAGTTTTCTGCCTCCTCTGTTCTGTTGGACTCTGTTCTTCAGCCTAA